The Cerasicoccus sp. TK19100 genome window below encodes:
- a CDS encoding DUF2264 domain-containing protein, whose translation MTTPLSPRQIWVDQLTQIAKPLLENLAAGRLRERMPIEEHLDGIRAEYAHLEAFGRALAGIAPWLENTHCPPEEAVLRDYFIAQTLTAMEHATDPKSPDAMNFTGGHQPLVDAAFLAQGLLRSWNSVWQKLSSKIQARVVNCLQSTRVIQPAPCNWLLFSAIIEAFLYKAGAQWDAMRIDYAIRQHMQWYKGDGVYGDGADFHWDYYNSFVIHPMLYDIVNTGGEVSQRWKQFREPIEARLVRYAVVQERFIAPDGTYPPIGRSLAYRIGAFQALSQAALIGKLPAELSPASVRCALTAVLQRQFGAANTFDEQGWLRIGFCGAQPSLGEKYICTGSLYLCLCGFLHLGLRADAPFWIGEDEPWTSKRAWSGEDLPCDHAMHG comes from the coding sequence ATGACTACGCCCCTCTCCCCGCGCCAAATTTGGGTCGACCAACTGACGCAAATTGCCAAGCCACTTTTGGAAAATCTCGCCGCCGGCAGACTTCGCGAGCGCATGCCGATTGAGGAACACCTGGATGGCATTCGCGCCGAGTATGCTCACCTGGAAGCCTTTGGCCGCGCACTGGCAGGCATCGCCCCATGGCTGGAGAATACCCATTGCCCGCCGGAAGAAGCTGTGCTGCGCGACTATTTCATAGCGCAAACGCTGACCGCAATGGAGCATGCGACGGACCCCAAATCGCCCGACGCGATGAACTTCACGGGCGGCCACCAACCTCTCGTCGACGCCGCCTTCCTCGCCCAAGGGTTGCTCCGCAGTTGGAACAGCGTATGGCAAAAGCTCAGCTCTAAAATCCAGGCCCGCGTGGTCAACTGCCTGCAAAGCACACGCGTCATCCAACCCGCACCCTGCAACTGGCTGCTGTTTTCCGCCATCATCGAAGCCTTTCTCTATAAAGCGGGTGCCCAATGGGACGCCATGCGGATCGACTACGCCATCCGCCAACACATGCAGTGGTACAAGGGCGACGGCGTTTATGGCGACGGCGCGGACTTCCACTGGGATTATTACAACAGCTTCGTCATCCATCCGATGCTCTACGACATCGTGAATACAGGTGGCGAGGTCTCCCAGCGTTGGAAACAATTCCGCGAGCCGATCGAGGCGCGGCTGGTCCGCTACGCCGTCGTGCAGGAGCGCTTCATCGCGCCTGACGGCACGTACCCGCCCATCGGCCGCTCGCTTGCCTACCGCATCGGCGCGTTCCAGGCGCTTTCGCAAGCCGCGCTGATTGGCAAACTGCCTGCCGAGCTGAGCCCCGCCAGTGTCCGCTGCGCGTTGACTGCGGTGCTCCAGCGTCAATTCGGCGCGGCCAACACCTTCGACGAACAAGGCTGGCTGCGCATCGGCTTCTGCGGCGCACAACCATCCCTCGGCGAGAAATACATTTGCACTGGCAGCCTTTACCTCTGTCTCTGCGGTTTCCTGCACCTCGGCCTCCGCGCCGACGCCCCATTCTGGATCGGCGAAGACGAACCTTGGACTAGTAAGCGCGCTTGGTCCGGCGAAGACCTCCCTTGCGACCACGCGATGCATGGCTAG
- the folE2 gene encoding GTP cyclohydrolase FolE2, with product MSDSFSSIDPQSAASKPAKPQVHYDHTFKVTPEYRESLPDMQNADSANIQGANVPIMQVGINNFRLPLAFLTGDQRQITLETSVTGTVSLAADSKGINMSRIMRVFYDFKDRVFDLELLEEILLRYKQEIGSSRARLKLSFSYPILKPSLRSNLEGWQYYEVAFEGFLDDLNRFRKVIHFDFVYSSACPCSSELSEHARDARNIYGIPHSQRSKARVSLEVRQGELISLEEVQQLCLAALKTETQVMVKREDEQAFAELNGAYVKFVEDAARLLYEQFDADRRIRDFQIACAHLESLHSHDAVAVINKGREGGFDADFSDFKDLVC from the coding sequence ATGAGTGATTCATTTTCCAGCATCGACCCGCAATCGGCCGCGTCCAAGCCCGCGAAGCCGCAGGTCCACTATGACCACACTTTCAAGGTGACTCCCGAGTATCGTGAGTCTCTGCCGGACATGCAGAATGCCGACAGCGCCAACATTCAAGGCGCGAATGTGCCGATCATGCAGGTGGGCATTAACAACTTCCGGCTGCCGCTGGCGTTTCTGACCGGCGACCAGCGTCAGATTACGCTGGAGACCTCTGTCACCGGCACGGTCTCGTTGGCTGCGGATTCGAAGGGCATCAACATGAGCCGCATCATGCGCGTGTTCTACGATTTCAAGGACCGCGTGTTTGATCTGGAGCTGCTCGAAGAGATTCTCCTGCGCTATAAGCAGGAGATCGGCAGCAGCCGCGCCCGCCTCAAGTTGAGCTTTAGTTACCCGATTCTCAAGCCGAGCCTGCGCAGTAATCTCGAAGGTTGGCAATATTACGAAGTGGCGTTCGAGGGTTTCCTCGACGACCTGAACCGCTTCCGCAAGGTCATCCACTTTGACTTCGTTTACTCGTCGGCATGCCCGTGCTCTTCCGAGCTTTCCGAGCATGCCCGCGACGCGCGCAACATTTACGGCATCCCGCACTCGCAGCGCTCCAAGGCCCGTGTGTCGCTGGAGGTCCGCCAAGGTGAGCTGATCAGCCTCGAAGAAGTGCAGCAGCTCTGCCTCGCCGCGCTCAAGACGGAGACGCAGGTCATGGTGAAGCGCGAGGATGAGCAGGCTTTTGCCGAGCTCAACGGTGCCTACGTCAAATTTGTCGAAGACGCCGCGCGCTTGCTCTACGAGCAGTTCGACGCCGATCGCCGCATCCGCGATTTCCAAATCGCCTGCGCGCATTTGGAGTCCCTGCATTCGCACGACGCCGTTGCCGTAATCAACAAAGGCCGCGAAGGCGGTTTCGACGCCGACTTCAGCGATTTCAAAGACCTCGTCTGCTAG
- a CDS encoding OmpA family protein — protein MSRVFNFAFVSLFAVLLFSGCSDTDPKPSDTIMGSPTRPGGSDVINGEYYGDVAGGGQGFTQGNAWDDGLEDRDSLNSGFGDGMNGGPQNVIESIYFGFDQYSIPPAERSKADAAADYLRSNPGARLIAEGHTDAIGTSEYNNGLSDRRANSVKTYLEQMGIDGSRVEILAMGELQADQSATKGSEASKQDRRVDLIAVQ, from the coding sequence ATGTCTCGCGTTTTCAACTTCGCCTTTGTATCTTTATTTGCAGTTCTTCTTTTCTCCGGTTGCTCGGATACCGACCCAAAGCCTAGCGACACCATTATGGGGAGTCCTACTCGACCGGGCGGCAGTGATGTCATCAACGGCGAGTATTATGGCGACGTAGCCGGCGGTGGCCAGGGCTTTACCCAAGGCAACGCTTGGGACGACGGCCTCGAAGACCGCGACAGCCTGAACAGCGGTTTTGGTGACGGCATGAATGGCGGTCCGCAAAACGTGATCGAGTCTATTTACTTTGGTTTCGACCAATACAGCATCCCACCGGCAGAGCGCTCCAAGGCGGACGCAGCTGCCGACTACCTGCGCAGCAATCCCGGCGCGCGCCTGATTGCCGAAGGCCACACCGACGCTATCGGCACCTCGGAATACAATAACGGCCTCAGCGACCGCCGCGCTAACAGCGTGAAGACTTACCTTGAGCAAATGGGTATTGACGGCAGCCGCGTGGAAATCCTCGCTATGGGCGAACTCCAGGCTGACCAAAGTGCTACCAAGGGCAGCGAAGCCTCCAAGCAGGATCGCCGTGTGGACCTGATTGCGGTCCAGTAG
- a CDS encoding sirohydrochlorin chelatase, with translation MVNVKKPAPEPALLLVDNGSLRADATLALRRTAGNLTERLGRLVSPVSVLHSSKVPPEQLDSIPAETFLPALRRRLNAGQRHFRVLPYFIGPSRALTEYLPERIEKLRQENPDWADFEVEFAPPLFAPSENDDRIARALAERVDREIARRQLKQPGVILVDHGSPEPKVTEARNAIGDQLRKQLGQRCRSLTVASMERRDGPEYDFNEPLLERALREVDISSPVVVALLFLGPGRHAGEGGDIAQICTGAEHGLPGLRCFRTDTLGGHPLIEEILAERSRQ, from the coding sequence ATGGTCAACGTAAAAAAACCCGCGCCGGAACCGGCCCTGCTCCTCGTCGATAACGGATCGCTGCGCGCCGACGCCACCCTCGCCCTTCGCCGGACGGCTGGGAACCTCACCGAACGCCTCGGCCGACTGGTCTCGCCGGTGTCGGTGCTGCACTCCAGCAAAGTCCCCCCGGAGCAACTCGACAGCATTCCCGCCGAGACCTTTTTGCCCGCCCTGCGACGCCGACTCAACGCCGGGCAACGTCACTTCCGCGTCCTGCCCTATTTCATCGGCCCCAGCCGCGCACTCACCGAATACCTGCCCGAACGCATCGAAAAGCTGCGCCAGGAAAACCCCGACTGGGCTGATTTCGAGGTAGAATTCGCCCCGCCGCTTTTCGCCCCCTCCGAGAACGATGACCGCATCGCCCGCGCCCTGGCTGAGCGCGTGGACCGCGAAATTGCGCGACGCCAGCTCAAGCAGCCCGGCGTAATCCTCGTCGACCACGGCAGCCCGGAGCCCAAAGTCACCGAAGCGCGCAATGCAATCGGCGATCAGTTGCGCAAACAGCTTGGCCAGCGCTGCCGGTCGCTCACCGTGGCCTCAATGGAGCGTCGCGACGGACCGGAGTATGATTTTAACGAACCCCTGCTGGAGCGCGCGCTGCGCGAAGTGGACATCTCCAGCCCGGTGGTCGTGGCCTTGCTGTTCCTCGGGCCCGGTCGACACGCCGGAGAAGGCGGCGACATCGCGCAGATCTGCACCGGGGCGGAACACGGCTTGCCCGGCCTCAGGTGTTTCCGCACCGATACCCTCGGCGGCCATCCGCTGATCGAGGAAATCCTGGCGGAGCGTTCGCGGCAGTAG